In a genomic window of Gemmatimonadales bacterium:
- a CDS encoding DNA-3-methyladenine glycosylase I translates to MPDDLERCAWIGSDLMREYHDREWGVPLHDDRQLFEFLVLEGMQAGLSWSTILNKRENYRRAFDGFDPVRVARYDARKIASLLRDAGIVRNRQKIRAAVKNAQAFLRVQEEFGSFDAYQWRFVGGRPRVNHRRNLRALPARTRESDAFSEDLIRRGFSFVGSTIVYAHMQATGMVNDHLTQCYRWAEVQNLRTGTP, encoded by the coding sequence ATGCCCGACGACCTCGAGCGCTGCGCCTGGATCGGCTCCGACCTGATGCGCGAGTACCACGACCGGGAATGGGGCGTCCCGCTCCACGACGACCGCCAGCTGTTCGAGTTCCTGGTCCTGGAGGGGATGCAGGCCGGCCTGTCGTGGAGCACGATCCTCAACAAGCGCGAGAACTACCGCCGGGCGTTCGACGGCTTCGACCCCGTGAGGGTCGCGCGCTACGACGCGAGGAAGATCGCGTCGCTGCTCCGGGACGCGGGGATCGTCCGCAACCGGCAGAAGATCCGTGCGGCGGTGAAGAACGCGCAGGCGTTTCTGCGGGTGCAGGAGGAGTTCGGGAGCTTCGACGCCTATCAGTGGCGGTTCGTCGGCGGCCGGCCGCGGGTGAACCACCGGCGCAACCTGCGCGCGCTGCCGGCGCGCACGCGGGAGTCGGACGCGTTCAGCGAGGATCTGATCCGGCGCGGCTTCAGCTTCGTCGGCTCGACGATCGTGTACGCGCACATGCAGGCGACCGGGATGGTCAACGACCACCTGACGCAGTGCTACCGCTGGGCCGAGGTGCAGAACCTTCGAACGGGGACGCCATGA
- a CDS encoding TldD/PmbA family protein: protein MIDRVLQLARQSRRFEGFDLLLRDERQLSLKFESGRLKETAVHQEAGLSFRGVSRGKVGIAGTTDLREEALADLLQRASASAEQGEACALAFPGPSRLPAVSLFDDQAASLDVDHLAALGRRVVERLRRPGWQVSASVDRYVETSSFANSAGQTFTSRATAVAVGAEVTRVRDDDVLMAWDDVAATGIPSEAELDAIAASVARRIERGERIVEPPEGKLPVLFTPHGSAALLLPLHQALSGKTVLQGISPLGGKLGEGLFDPAFELTDEPLLSSRVGSRPADDEGMPSARLALIERGTLRSFVYDLETAARAGTSSTGHGRRTTFGKPGISFSNLVIKPGTAGEEALLKEMGHGLVVDELIGVGQGNVISGAFSHPVALAYRVDGGEITGRVKDAAVAGNAYELLKRIRMIGSAAKWLGGSRLVPPLLLDAVSVARR, encoded by the coding sequence ATGATCGACCGCGTGCTCCAGCTCGCCAGGCAGTCCCGGCGCTTCGAGGGCTTCGACCTGCTGCTCCGCGATGAGCGGCAGCTGAGCCTCAAGTTCGAGTCGGGCCGCCTGAAGGAGACCGCCGTGCACCAGGAGGCCGGCCTCAGCTTCCGCGGCGTGAGCCGCGGCAAGGTCGGCATCGCGGGCACCACCGATCTGCGCGAGGAGGCGCTGGCGGACCTGCTCCAGCGGGCGTCGGCCTCCGCCGAGCAGGGCGAGGCGTGCGCGCTCGCCTTCCCCGGACCGTCGCGCCTCCCGGCGGTGTCGCTGTTCGACGACCAGGCCGCGTCCCTGGACGTCGACCACCTCGCGGCGCTCGGCCGGCGCGTGGTGGAGCGCCTCAGGCGGCCGGGCTGGCAGGTCAGCGCGTCGGTCGACCGCTACGTCGAGACGAGCAGCTTCGCCAACTCCGCGGGCCAGACCTTCACCAGCCGCGCCACGGCCGTCGCGGTCGGGGCGGAGGTCACCCGCGTCAGGGACGACGACGTCCTGATGGCCTGGGACGACGTCGCCGCGACCGGCATCCCGAGCGAGGCCGAGCTGGACGCCATCGCGGCGAGCGTGGCGCGCCGCATCGAGCGGGGCGAGCGGATCGTGGAGCCGCCGGAGGGCAAGCTCCCCGTGCTGTTCACGCCGCACGGCTCGGCCGCCCTGTTGCTGCCGCTGCACCAGGCCCTGTCGGGCAAGACGGTGCTCCAGGGCATCTCGCCCCTGGGGGGCAAGCTCGGCGAGGGGCTGTTCGACCCCGCCTTCGAGCTGACGGACGAGCCGCTGCTCTCCAGCCGCGTGGGCAGCCGGCCCGCGGACGACGAGGGCATGCCCTCCGCGCGGCTGGCGCTGATCGAGCGCGGCACGCTCCGCTCGTTCGTGTACGACCTGGAGACGGCGGCGCGGGCCGGCACGTCCTCCACCGGGCACGGCCGCCGGACCACCTTCGGCAAGCCGGGCATCAGCTTCTCCAACCTCGTGATCAAGCCGGGAACGGCGGGCGAGGAGGCGCTGCTCAAGGAGATGGGGCACGGCCTGGTGGTGGACGAGCTGATCGGCGTGGGCCAGGGCAACGTCATCAGCGGCGCCTTCAGCCACCCGGTGGCCCTCGCGTACCGCGTGGACGGGGGCGAGATCACGGGGCGGGTCAAGGACGCCGCGGTGGCCGGCAACGCCTACGAGCTGCTGAAGCGGATCCGGATGATCGGGAGCGCGGCCAAGTGGCTCGGTGGCAGCCGCCTCGTGCCGCCGCTCCTCCTCGACGCGGTGAGCGTGGCGCGCCGCTAG